The Rhododendron vialii isolate Sample 1 chromosome 8a, ASM3025357v1 genome has a window encoding:
- the LOC131335603 gene encoding protein NUCLEAR FUSION DEFECTIVE 4-like: MESSKWIATVASIWIQCSCGASYAFGIYSSVLKSSQGYDQSTLDTVSVFKDIGANAGVLSGLLYAAVAVRRGRSCFSVGPWVVQVCGAIQCFAGYFLMWLSVVGVIHRPPVAAMCLFMLIAAHAQTFFNTANVVTAVHNFPDYSGTSVGIMKGFLGLSGAVLVQVYQTFLYGHPSSFILMLAVLPTFVSLLLMCIVRIYPEKVNGDDKKHLNGFSAVALTVAAYLLILIILENVFTFPVWARVITFIVLLLLLAWPLRIAVNAQRDESETLPHIPSEERSQLIDHSTVQESEIFSPPEDSIEYHEVSADDDNSVVGKNTNLLQAVRTMNFWLLFIAILCGMGTGLATINNISQIGQSLNYTTVEINTLVSLWSIWNFLGRFGAGYISDIFLHTRGWGRPLFMVLTLATMTAGHVIIASGFSGNLYVGSILVGICYGSQWSLMPVITSDIYGVLHMGTIFNTIAIASPVGSSIFSVFVIGNIYDEEASGAGNSCYGTKCFMLSFFILAAVSLCGSLVSLILFFRTRRFYMQILLRRLRHLTRQ, encoded by the exons ATGGAGAGCAGCAAATGGATAGCCACGGTGGCGAGCATATGGATCCAGTGCAGCTGCGGCGCATCCTACGCCTTCGGAATCTACTCCTCCGTGCTCAAGTCCAGCCAAGGCTACGACCAATCCACCCTCGACACCGTCTCCGTCTTCAAGGACATCGGCGCGAACGCCGGCGTACTCTCCGGCCTCCTCTACGCCGCCGTCGCCGTCCGCCGCGGCCGATCCTGCTTCTCCGTCGGGCCGTGGGTGGTCCAGGTCTGCGGCGCGATCCAGTGCTTCGCGGGCTACTTCCTCATGTGGCTCTCCGTCGTCGGAGTCATACACAGGCCGCCTGTTGCGGCCATGTGCTTGTTCATGTTGATAGCGGCCCACGCGCAGACGTTCTTCAACACCGCGAATGTCGTCACCGCCGTGCATAATTTCCCCGATTATAGTGGGACCAGCGTCGGCATCATGAAG GGCTTTCTTGGTTTGAGTGGAGCAGTACTAGTTCAGGTGTATCAAACATTTCTTTATGGCCATCCAAGCTCTTTCATATTGATGCTGGCAGTGTTGCCAACTTTTGTTTCCTTATTGCTTATGTGTATCGTAAGAATCTACCCTGAAAAAGTTAACGGGGATGACAAGAAGCACTTGAATGGTTTCTCAGCAGTTGCTCTTACTGTTGCTGCATATCTTTTGATCTTGATAATCCTGGAAAACGTCTTTACTTTTCCAGTATGGGCTCGTGTTATTACATTTATAgtgcttctgcttcttcttgcttGGCCTCTTAGGATTGCGGTCAATGCCCAAAGAGACGAGTCGGAGACATTACCGCATATACCCTCAGAGGAGAGGAGCCAATTAATAGATCACTCTACAGTACAGGAGTCTGAAATATTCTCGCCACCGGAAGATTCTATCGAGTATCATGAGGTTTCAGCTGATGATGACAATTCAGTTGTTGGGAAAAACACGAATCTATTGCAAGCCGTACGTACCATGAACTTTTGGTTGTTATTTATTGCCATATTATGTGGAATGGGTACCGGATTGGCCACCATTAACAACATAAGCCAAATTGGACAATCTCTCAACTACACAACTGTGGAGATCAACACATTAGTCTCTTTGTGGAGCATATGGAACTTTCTTGGTCGTTTCGGAGCTGGATATATATCTGACATATTCCTTCACACAAGAGGATGGGGGAGGCCACTGTTTATGGTCCTCACTCTAGCCACCATGACTGCTGGCCACGTCATCATTGCCTCTGGTTTTTCTGGGAATTTGTATGTGGGTTCAATACTTGTGGGTATTTGTTATGGTTCACAGTGGTCGTTGATGCCCGTTATCACATCGGACATCTATGGTGTCCTGCACATGGGTACTATTTTCAATACCATTGCGATAGCTAGTCCTGTTGGATCTAGTATATTTTCTGTATTTGTGATTGGCAATATCTATGATGAAGAAGCATCGGGTGCGGGGAATTCTTGTTACGGCACCAAGTGCTTCATGTTATCGTTCTTTATCTTGGCA
- the LOC131336479 gene encoding zinc finger protein BRUTUS-like At1g18910, producing MGAREPKCVPEKELEPPPPPTTLSKEDSLCGVKLVDCPILLLVFFHKAMLAELEELRRVAVEASEERGSDGRDLILVDFRGRFEFLKIVYKYHCTAEDEVVFMALDFHVNNVTCTYTLEHKSIDDLFNSISDCLNVLMEKEESTSNQLQELVFCIGTIQALIHQHMLKEEKQVFPLLMQQFSTKEQASLIWQFLCNVPIMLLEDFLPWLTSFLSPLEQEDILHCIKEIVPEEKLLQEVVISWLHNKKSFSYVAYNEFGKGADLPNSLASSKDLNHLIKVCASKSFHGEKWWLKKAYCETTVQHYPIDGLRIWHSAIRNDLKGILKDLHQIRRSQEFSTLDSAIVLLKFFTDVLLFYSTAWDKTFNPVVNELADGILSQYLERFQVDSQIEGLQRLLYHNDQNGMHLCNYVEKLCGELEFFATGISEHLSSLEKEVFPFISKKFAHEFQQLLLYTSVRSMPLGLLKCMVTWFSAHLSEDECNSILHNLKTEGPLADNKNFTFLLCEWIRRGYSGKTSIDQFRKELLEMFKSRSFFLTEHAKEDDTFSTQVSNINPCNSSKPGAPKPHTAIKAKEWTSNSSSSNSSPPQKYGTPYSNIINIHIFSPQTSMILLPFPKISYERSGTSSIFNLEPRPVDHIFFFHKALKKDLEYLVDVSAKLGENVGDLADFCRRFRLVRFLYQIHSDSEDEIAFPALEAKGKATNISQSYTIDHKLEVDLFSKISLILDEISGLHVSVYGIEMDVLDQRMLNYQQLCLKLHDICKSMNKVVCDHINREDVELWPLFRECLSTEEQEKIIGCMLGRTRAEILQEMIPWLMASLTTEEQQAMMSLWRRATRNTMFDDWLKEWWGGMKRYDIANVEDEPKDISPSWSADPLKIVSSYLLNKGFDDRDPTVREKSATLDVLDKGQVSTGKTNHQFSDLSAFSGGVERKKCKEPAEIKQSDKPSQHVQVSHQEHLPAVRQEELEATIRRISRDSTMDPQKKSYVLQNLLMSRWITTQRESHIEVPVSSNEEEARGQCPSYKDPIKLVFGCGHYKRNCKLVAACCNRLYTCRRCHDDVADHTMDRKATAKMMCMECLVIQPIGPTCSTAACHNLSMAKYYCRICKLFDDERDIYHCPYCNLCRVGKGLGIDYFHCMTCNACMSRSLSVHKCREKCFEDNCPICNEYIFTSSSPVKALACGHLMHSACFQDYTCTHYTCPICSKSLGDMQVYFGMLDAHLAEEKIPDEYSGQTQIILCNDCEKRGTASFHWLYHKCPHCGSYNTRLL from the exons ATGGGCGCCCGCGAACCAAAATGCGTGCCGGAAAAGGAACTGGAACCGCCGCCGCCCCCGACAACGCTTTCGAAGGAGGACTCTCTGTGTGGCGTCAAACTCGTCGATTGTCCAATTCTGTTACTGGTTTTCTTCCACAAGGCGATGCTGGCGGAGCTGGAGGAGCTCCGGCGGGTGGCGGTGGAGGCATCGGAGGAGAGGGGCTCCGACGGCCGCGACCTCATCCTCGTTGACTTCCGTGGGAGGTttgagttcttgaagattgTTTATAAGTATCACTGCACTGCTGAGGACGAG GTTGTCTTTATGGCACTTGATTTCCACGTAAACAATGTGACCTGTACATACACGCTTGAGCATAAAAGCATAGATGACCTTTTCAACTCTATTTCTGATTGCTTGAATGTTTTAATGGAGAAAGAGGAAAGTACTTCTAATCAACTTCAAGAACTTGTCTTTTGTATTGGGACGATCCAGGCTCTCATTCACCAGCATATGCTGAAAGAAGAAAAGCAG GTTTTCCCTTTGCTGATGCAGCAATTCTCTACCAAAGAACAGGCTTCACTTATTTGGCAGTTTCTTTGTAATGTTCCTATTATGCTGTTGGAGGACTTTTTGCCTTGGTTGACTTCTTTTCTTTCCCCACTTGAACAAGAGGATATTCTGCATTGTATCAAAGAAATCGTACCTGAGGAAAAACTACTGCAAGAG GTTGTAATTTCCTGGCTTCATAACAAGAAGTCATTTTCCTATGTGGCTTACAATGAATTTGGGAAGGGAGCTGATCTTCCTAATTCACTAGCAAGTTCGAAGGATCTGAATCATCTGATTAAAGTGTGTGCGTCTAAGAGCTTTCATGGAGAAAAATGGTGGTTGAAGAAAGCTTATTGCGAGACAACTGTTCAACACTATCCTATTGATGGTCTTCGTATTTGGCATAGTGCGATCAGAAACGATTTGAAAGGCATTTTGAAGGACCTACATCAGATAAGGAGATCACAAGAATTTTCAACCTTAGATTCGGCAATTGTCCTGCTAAAGTTTTTCACAGATGTCCTTCTCTTCTACAG cACGGCATGGGATAAAACGTTTAACCCTGTAGTGAATGAACTTGCCGATGGCATTCTATCTCAATACCTTGAAAGATTCCAAGTTGATAGTCAAATAGAAGGATTACAGAGGTTGCTTTACCATAATGACCAAAATGGGATGCATTTGTGCAACTATGTGGAGAAGCTTTGTGGGGAACTGGAGTTTTTTGCAACAGGAATCAGCGAACACTTGTCTTCATTAGAAAAAGAG GTTTTCCCGTTCATTAGCAAGAAATTCGCTCATGAATTCCAGCAATTGCTCCTATACACAAGTGTTCGTTCTATGCCACTTGGGCTGCTGAAGTGCATGGTTACTTGGTTCTCAGCTCATTTGTCTGAGGACGAATGCAACTCCATTCTGCATAACTTAAAGACAGAAGGTCCCCTAGCTGACAATAAAAATTTCACATTTCTATTGTGTGAGTGGATACGCAGAGGCTACTCAGGTAAAACCTCTATTGACCAATTCAGAAAAGAGTTGTTAGAGATGTTCAAGAGCAGAAGCTTTTTTCTCACCGAGCATGCCAAGGAAGATGACACATTTTCGACCCAAGTTTCGAATATAAACCCTTGTAATAGCTCTAAACCTGGAGCACCAAAACCACACACAGCCATCAAGGCCAAGGAATGGACGTCAAATTCTTCGTCTTCTAACAGTAGCCCTCCTCAGAAATATGGCACACCATATTCTAATATCATCAATATACATATTTTCTCCCCTCAAACATCAATGATTTTATTGCCTTTCCCCAAAATTTCTTATGAAAGAAGCGGAACTAGTTCCATTTTCAATCTTGAGCCAAGACCAGTGGACCACATATTTTTCTTCCACAAAGCTCTCAAGAAAGATTTGGAGTACCTTGTCGATGTTTCAGCTAAGTTAGGTGAAAATGTCGGGGACCTTGCGGATTTCTGTAGGCGCTTCAGACTTGTCCGATTTCTATACCAAATTCACAGTGACTCAGAGGATGAGATTGCTTTTCCAGCTCTGGAGGCAAAGGGAAAGGCCACAAATATTAGCCAATCCTATACCATTGACCACAAACTGGAAGTTGACCTCTTCAGTAAGATTTCACTCATCTTAGATGAGATCTCTGGGTTGCACGTTTCAGTTTATGGAATTGAAATGGATGTACTGGATCAGAGAATGCTAAACTACCAGCAGCTTTGTTTGAAGCTCCATGATATCTGTAAATCAATGAATAAAGTAGTCTGCGACCACATCAACCGTGAAGATGTTGAACTTTGGCCCTTATTTAGGGAATGTCTTTCCACCGAAGAGCAAGAAAAGATTATAGGATGTATGCTTGGAAGAACAAGGGCTGAAATTCTTCAGGAAATGATACCATGGCTCATGGCATCTTTGACAACAGAAGAACAGCAGGCAATGATGTCCTTATGGCGTAGAGCTACTAGGAATACAATGTTCGATGATTGGTTAAAAGAATGGTGGGGAGGTATGAAGAGGTATGATATAGCTAATGTGGAAGACGAGCCAAAAGATATTTCTCCATCTTGGAGTGCAGACCCACTGAAAATTGTGTCCTCGTATCTTTTGAACAAAGGCTTTGATGATCGAGACCCAACAGTGCGTGAAAAAAGTGCAACTCTCGATGTGTTGGATAAAGGACAGGTCTCCACTGGCAAGACTAATCACCAGTTTTCAGATCTTTCTGCATTTTCTGGTGGGGTTGAAAGGAAGAAATGCAAGGAACCAGCAGAGATCAAACAAAGTGATAAACCAAGCCAACATGTTCAAGTCAGTCATCAGGAGCATCTTCCTGCAGTGAGGCAGGAAGAACTGGAGGCTACAATTCGAAGAATATCACGTGACTCCACTATGGATCCTCAAAAGAAATCATACGTCCTCCAGAACCTTCTTATGAG CCGCTGGATTACAACACAACGGGAATCTCATATAGAAGTTCCTGTATCAAGTAATGAGGAAGAAGCACGAGGACAGTGCCCATCTTATAAGGACCCAATCAAATTAGTTTTTGGCTGTGGACACTACAAGAGGAACTGTAAGCTAGTTGCTGCTTGTTGTAACCGTCTTTACACATGCAGACGTTGTCATGATGATGTGGCTGATCACACTATGGATAG GAAAGCTACTGCTAAGATGATGTGTATGGAATGCTTGGTGATTCAGCCAATAGGCCCCACATGCTCAACTGCTGCTTGCCACAACTTATCCATGGCAAAATACTACTGCAGGATCTGCAAATTGTTTGATGACGAGAG GGATATCTACCACTGCCCTTACTGTAACCTCTGCCGAGTTGGGAAAGGACTTGGCATCGACTATTTTCACTGCATGACATGTAATGCTTGCATGTCAAGGTCTCTTTCAGTGCATAAATGCAGAGAGAAGTGTTTCGAGGACAACTGCCCGATATGCAACGAGTATATTTTCACATCTAGCTCTCCAGTTAAGGCCCTTGCATGTGGACATTTGATGCACTCAGCTTGCTTTCAG GACTACACTTGTACTCACTACACCTGCCCAATATGTAGCAAATCACTTGGGGACATGCAG GTGTATTTTGGTATGTTAGATGCACATTTGGCAGAAGAGAAGATTCCAGATGAGTATTCTGGCCAGACTCAG ATAATACTATGCAATGATTGTGAGAAGAGAGGAACTGCTTCGTTCCACTGGCTTTATCACAAATGCCCTCATTGTGGTTCATACAACACCAGGCTTCTATGA
- the LOC131336486 gene encoding LOB domain-containing protein 27-like produces the protein MTLKGGTSQACAACRFQRRKCTDECQLKPYFPADNPKIFQNAHKLFGVCNIVKILKKLDQVQKMEAMRSIIFQAEIREKYPVHGCCGVISQLQYQIRHVEEELYAVLAQIAFFRQQSNQQNEIESVHDSTSQIQALSLFHQEAAPPQQQPPVNALPMASHQGYPNCNNVVAYNNSGYLDKDNVVNSLWVQNPYSGDNNSINNPMVMQSQLVPSSQLNIQQEPAQEYDEMHPFFDTIDDRQSYIDSKDAYDSSSDSSLKDTTQSVDHVADNELKSAAACFRLTSVN, from the exons ATGACCCTGAAGGGCGGCACGAGCCAGGCTTGCGCCGCATGTAGGTTCCAGAGGAGGAAGTGCACGGACGAGTGTCAGCTCAAGCCTTACTTCCCTGCTGACAACCCCAAGATATTCCAGAATGCGCACAAATTGTTCGGCGTGTGCAACATAGTGAAGATTCTAAAGAAGCTCGACCAGGTACAAAAGATGGAGGCCATGAGGTCCATCATATTCCAAGCTGAGATCCGTGAAAAGTACCCTGTCCACGGGTGCTGCGGCGTAATTTCCCAACTCCAGTACCAGATACGCCACGTGGAGGAAGAACTCTACGCCGTCCTCGCACAAATTGCATTTTTCCGACAACAGAGTAACCAGCAGAACGAGATCGAATCGGTCCATGATTCTACATCGCAGATACAAGCGCTGTCTCTCTTCCACCAGGAGGCTGCTCCACCCCAGCAGCAGCCTCCTGTCAATGCATTGCCCATGGCATCACATCAGGGTTACCCAAATTGCAACAATGTGGTTGCTTATAATAACTCTGGGTACCTTGATAAGGACAACGTAGTCAATTCCCTTTGGGTCCAGAATCCATATAGTGGGGATAACAACAGCATCAACAATCCAATGGTAATGCAATCTCAATTAGTACCCTCATCACAGTTAAATATCCAACAAGAGCCTGCCCAAGAGTATGATGAGATGCATCCATTCTTTGACACCATCGATGACAGACAATCCTACATAGATTCCAAGGACGCTTATGATTCAAG CTCTGACTCATCGTTGAAAGATACAACACAGTCCGTTGACCATGTCGCTGACAACGAGCTAAAGAGTGCCGCTGCATGCTTCCGCCTTACCAGTGTCAACTGA